In the Hydractinia symbiolongicarpus strain clone_291-10 chromosome 13, HSymV2.1, whole genome shotgun sequence genome, CATTCGCCGTGATTGCGGTTGATAATTGTGGTCCTTTATTTGTCAGGAACATGTACGGGGCAGATAGAAGTATGTTGAAGGCGTGGATTGTTCTGTTTACTTGTGCAGCTAGTCAGGGAATAGTGCTTGATTTGGTATCTGACATGAGTGCTGACTCATTCATTTGGAGTTTAGAGCTTTTTCTAAGTCGTAGAGGTTGCCCAAACGACATAATATCCGACAATGGAAGAAACTTCATCGCACGGTCCACGCAGAATTATGCTACTCAATACAACATCAAGTGGCATTTCAACTTACCACTCGCGCCATGGTAAGGGGGCTTCTGTGAATGATTCATAAAAACAGTCAAGTCGCATTTGCAAAAACAACTACGCAATACTAAATTAAACTACGAGGAATTGATGACAGTTTTGCTCCAGATAGAACAATAGTGAACAACAGACCGATAACCTATGTGTATCTTATGGAATTACAACAATGTCTCACGCCGAATCATCTACTATTTGCACGTCGTCTTGAGTCTATATATTTATCACCGCATGACACATCACTCGCGTATATTGATGTCACAGCCCACCATCAACAGATATATCTCACCGAACTGCGTGTACAAAACCGCCATAAGAAGACACAGGAGGTAAAACTTGACGACATCGCGTTAATACAAGACGAGAAATTGCCACGATCCTTGTGGAGAATAGGCagagttttaaatattttggaaaGTAAGGACAATAAGATAAGAGGGGCCGAAATTATACTATCCAACTCAACCTTCCTTAAGAGACCTGTCAGAAGCCTTTACCCCGTCGAATACAGTCCTCAGAAAAACGTAGACAAACAaagtgataacatttgcaatataACGCAACGTCGTTCGCGTAGAGAAGCAGCTATCGTTGGCGAGCTTAAAAATAAAAGGTTTGAtgtaaatattgtaaatattgACTCCTCAATAATGTGGGGGAGTGGGCCGTTTTATGTGTTAGTTTTGTTTTACTTCTGTATACATTTTCGCATGCgcgaattttgtttttaataccaTGCCGTACGAGAGCTGACAGTTCAAGAAACTATTTTCAACGATAACACGTAAAAGATTTCTTATCTTATTTAAAGTTACCATTTCATGACTGTTGGATTTATAGACTGCCCGACAAGATTTGATTTTTCGATGACGACTgcaattttcctttttaaacaTGTCGCCATGACTATCAACCTCGCTGTCAAAAACCTCTTTCTAAGCAATGCGATGAGCCGATGAAAACTGTGGCAAAGTCAGTAGAGGAAAGATGGCTTTGAATAATCAATGTTCTTCCCGAGGTTTTTTCTGACACAATGGACTTTTCACTATCGTCAAGTTGATTATTATGGTAAACACATGACGAGCAAACACaacaaatggcaaaaattatttttacatcaaCGAAGCAACATAAAAAAGTCTTATACTTTCTAGTATTGTAGGCATGAATTCTATATGCAGAACATTTTAGGGATGTCGCCTAATTATGCAATTTTAAATGCAAATTTGCTCTTTTTTAGAATAACAAAATGGAGGCGAAGATGAGCCACAAAAcgtgtttgcaaaaaaaaaattatttgaatttgTTCGTTTTGATTTTAATACACGAAATTTAATCATAGAGAGCAATACGCATACGAATTTTGATTAACCTCGAATATTCATTCAAATCCATTGACGTAAGTAATTGTCCTATTAAAGCCACGCAAAATATAAAATGGTAGATAAGTGGCTACGTATGAGAGTTGAAGCCGGAGATGAAAATAAGAATAACATATTTAGCTTAATCCGGTAAGAATTATATTAAGATAAGAATTAGTTGCAGCCCATACGTTTGTTATTTACAAATTATATTCTTCTTTTTCtcacaacaaaaataaagtcAATATATTAGTAGTATAAGTATATGTTAGCACGCGGTAAAGAGTTtcgttttaatgtttttaagaaaaaatccgTTTTAAACTCTAATTAAAGCGAAACTCACTGTACTGCGCTGAAAGATTTACTTTTTATTGCCCTAGTTGTTAATTGTTAAAatcaatgtttatatttttaacaaaatcataAGAATTACACTCtcttacaaaaaaatgtgttaaaaacATGCTAGACCAACATAAATTCACACTTCTGCCCCCAATGTTTACCTATTTTTCGGTTAAATtgcattttatttcattttgatggtttttggcCATTGGCAGCTCACATAAAAGTGTTTTGTTGCAAAATGCAAAACTAACCAAAATAATGTGTATATATATTCTATAGATCGCAGAACAACAGAGAAAAAAATGTGACAATACAATATAAGCAGCTTGCaactaaattagcaaaaatacACAGAAGTAAACCTTTCGGTAATGTGAAGTTATGAATTATTTGGAATTAAAGCACGTGTTCTTCAGCTGTTTTTTATCTATAATAAAATGAAACATGATCCTTTTGCACAGAAAACTAGTAGTAAAAACACATTGACTTTATTTGCATCTTTACCTTTatagttttctttgatgttgtgtgtgtgtgtgtgttggggacatggttttccttttcacCATGAATTTTTGCCTTCCTCTTGTTAGAGAATAAGTCACTTAAAACtcttttgtgttatttttttaagagcTTCATTATAAAAGTGTATTTttaattgtatcatttatttaaacttttatacaTTATGCCTTAtactatctaaaaaaaattaaatttttctctctttaaggaaattttgtttgtttgtttattaattGTTACttcatttgtttctttgtctgtTCTTTTGTTTGCATTATTATTTCTcggtaaaaacaagaaaaaatgcaAGAAAATACACATAACTTTTACATCTGGCAATTGTAAAGCTTCGAAAGCATAAAGACATACATAGGTCAGCTTTAACCTgctcttttaaaacttttaatggAAATTCTGATAAGCAAACAAATTAATTTATTGTAAGGacgtacttatatttattttgcataaaaagtaTTGGAGAACACTGAAACGATTAAAACTTAATTTAATTATAAATTGTTATTACATACCCATTGTGGATCTGTTCATTTTTATGTCTGTTAATGTTAATCGACGAATTAAATGCCACGAGGTCAATAACATTAAGGTAACGTTGAAGTCCCACAAAATTTTCGAACAAAATTTATTCCTTCTTTGGATTCTTCACTATTTAAATAGTATAgagtttttattcatttttcgaAATAttaatattgattttttaatcaATGCGCAAAGGTCATCTTTTTATTGAGAACCTTTTGCTGTGACGTCATAATTGGCGATGTTAGTTTTGAGGAAGAGAGAGAGggagagaaagaaagaaaagctTGATACTCAGATCACATGTATGAACACAGGAGAAGCAAGATGTCAAACAGCGAAGAAGAATTAGAGTATGATTTTATTGAAGAAGATATGTTCCATTTCGGCGTTGTGCTGGATAGATCCATTAATGAGCTTTGGCTTTGTTAATCAGcgtttttctatttttgctGTGCTTTGGAGTAAACAAAAATTGTCGGTAGCTACAGCCCCCTCCGTTAAAATACGTTCTGTAGGCAAACCAAGCATTTCATTCCGTAAAGAAAACGAGATGGTAAAtgaaataatgataataaataatatagtataaaacataaaaaagattgtccataaacatttaaataacaGAGAAGAAGATTGTAAAAAAACGGCCGAATAAGAGCCAAAAAAAGGTTTCCAacatttccaataaaataaaatgaatttggttttattatttttccactCCTATAATTGCTTAACTTGAACCAATGAAACCATTACAATGGACTTAATTTTGAGGCCAAACAACGTAGAATCGATTTTAGTCATTTATCAATgctaactagggaccaccttttACTAAATTGATTAAGTTTCTCAAACTTGGGttaccaaatccgtttcgggatACCAAGTTGacgatgtcatcaaaaaactttaaaccacaatatctcTGTAACCTTTGTTACATATAAAGGTTATATCTCTGTAACCTCTGTAACCATAACCTCTGTAACCTAGCGCTATACAAAGAAGACAACGGGTATACAGATCTCTAAAAGTATTTTTGTACTTTAGTGAGCCTTTGCTCATGCCAGCAAAGCTCTTAAAGTAATGTACACTTTTCCATTATTCTTGTATTCACGTAACTTTATAATGTTGACAAAACATGCGATTTATATTTCGTTTTGAGGAAGGATAATAAGTGAGGAAAATATGATCCTTCGTTTTATGCCAAAAGCCCCCAGAAATACTAGACCAACAGTCAAACAAATCAGTAAGTTGAAAAATACAACGTATTTCCAGATGTGTTTATagttttaatttgacgtgtctTTAGAACAAAGTAATCTAGCAACTGACA is a window encoding:
- the LOC130623107 gene encoding uncharacterized protein LOC130623107; the encoded protein is MSNEVTKKKIQLKTLKKLTTELFTKSSKIIHDAELSIEKKMLKLRPLKDVLHGKTGYVKNFYEQLNIEKDNQGIYRCQGRLQHAPLPYQARFPAVINQKHKLAELIVLEKHAIVKHAEVSQKLTEIRQEYWISKGRSFVRKMLRPCVTCRKFLGKPYPYPSPPPLTKLRLNDSRTFAVIAVDNCGPLFVRNMYGADRSMLKAWIVLFTCAASQGIVLDLVSDMSADSFIWSLELFLSRRGCPNDIISDNGRNFIARSTQNYATQYNIKWHFNLPLAPCFAPDRTIVNNRPITYVYLMELQQCLTPNHLLFARRLESIYLSPHDTSLAYIDVTAHHQQIYLTELRVQNRHKKTQEVKLDDIALIQDEKLPRSLWRIGRVLNILESKDNKIRGAEIILSNSTFLKRPVRSLYPVEYSPQKNVDKQSDNICNITQRRSRREAAIVGELKNKRFDVNINNKMEAKMSHKTCLQKKNYLNFHAKYKMVDKWLRMRVEAGDENKNNIFSLIRSQNNREKNVTIQYKQLATKLAKIHRSKPFGNVKL